GGAAACGCGGCGAGGTGATCGTTACTTTTACCGCGGTTAAAGGATATGCCGTGGATCGCGAGCTGCCGTTTACGCTCAAGCTGACGGCCGTGCCGGGCATCACGCTGGAGAAGGCGGAACTGGCCGCGACCGGGAAAGATCCTAAGGCGAAGGATAATTATTACGTGGATCTGCCGACGCTGAAGGTGGCGGTTACAGTCACCAAGGCGGGGAAGTACGAGGTCCCGGGGAAACTGAAGTACTTCTTCTGTAATAAGACGGATGGCTTCTGCTCCACCCAGACGCTGGATGTAAAGGTGCCGGTGGTGGTGGAGTAGGCGGGGAAAGGAGCGCGCGCGGGCCGGTGTGAGAACTGGGCGTGATGCTGCGCGGGCATTTCAATAGGGAGCGCGCCTTCGCGCGTACCTTTTACTAAACTGGAGGCCGGAAGAGTCCGGCGTTGGCGGGAGTTTAAAAAGGAGCGCGCTGTGCGCGGCCATTTATAGGATGGAGACGGCCCCATTCCCCGCCTTTGCAAGGCGGGGTGGCTGCGCCATTAATAAAATGATCCCGTTCCTTAGCCGGCGCAGACGGGGCGGTTAGTAAATTCCATCAAATTCCCCGCTAAGTTAGGCGGAGTTGGGCAATAAGGAGCGCTGCGCGGTTCGTAACTAACCACCCCGCCCTCGGCTTCTAACGATTTGATGCCTCAGGCACCCCTCCTTGAAAAGGAGGGGAGTGTTAAATGGACCGGCGCGGCCGTCCCTCCTAACTCAGCTAACTCAGGAGGGGAGTTAATGATGATCGCGCAAAGCGCGCACCTTTAAAAACCCATGACCCGAGTACTTGAACAACACCGCAGCGCCGTCCTCACGACAGCCAATCAGCTGACCATCCTGCGGATTGTCTTCGTGCCGGTCTTCATCATCCTGCTCGCGTACCACGAGGTTGGCTGGGCTCTCAGCACCTTTGTCGCCGCCGGCGTCACCGACGTGCTCGACGGCATCATTGCGCGGCGCTTCCGGCAGAAGACCTCCATCGGCGCGGTGCTCGATCCGCTGGCCGACAAGCTGCTCATGACCTCCTCCATTCTCATCCTTTCGCTCCCCCAGATGGAGTTCATCGACATCATTCCGCGCTGGCTGATGATCCTCATTATCTTCCGCGACGTTTTCATCCTGCTGGTCTCCCTCATCGTCGTTCTCATGATCGGCTGGCGGACACTCCGGCCGTCGCCGTACGGCAAAGCCTCGACCGTGATGCAGGTTCTGATGGTGTTCGCGGTGCTCTGCGTCAACTGGAAACACGTGGTCGTGCCGGAGCTCAACATCCTCTTCTTTATGACCGGCCTGATGACCGCCGTCTCCGGCGTGCATTATCTCGGACGCGGCCTGCGCGAATGGACGTCGAATGAGTAGCACGACCAAGAAACGGTTTTCGGCCTCGGCCTACGTCAAAAAAGCCGTCCATGAATACCGCGATGCTCCGGCGCATCGCAGCTCGGAAGGCCAGAAGCTTCGCGTGATTTCGGTCGAGGCGGGATCCGTCGCCGAACGCATTGGCCTCAAGCCCGGCGACGAGATCCACGAGCTCAACGGCAAGCCGCTGCTCGACGTCATCGACTTCCAGTTCAACGCCGCGAATGTCGGCCGGCGCACGACCATCCGGACGCAGGACCGCAAGATCACGTTTGTCCGTCGCGAGTGGGAATCGTTCGGACTCGAGTTCGAGGCGATCGAGCCGATGACGTGCAAGAACCAGTGCGTGTTCTGCTTCGTCCACCAGAACCCGAAGAACGTGCGGAAGTCGCTGCACATCAAGGACGAGGACTACCGGCTGTCGTTTCTGTTCGGGAATTACCTGACGCTGACGAATGTCAGCGAGGAGGAGCTGCGGCGCATCATCGA
This Terriglobia bacterium DNA region includes the following protein-coding sequences:
- a CDS encoding CDP-alcohol phosphatidyltransferase family protein, yielding MTRVLEQHRSAVLTTANQLTILRIVFVPVFIILLAYHEVGWALSTFVAAGVTDVLDGIIARRFRQKTSIGAVLDPLADKLLMTSSILILSLPQMEFIDIIPRWLMILIIFRDVFILLVSLIVVLMIGWRTLRPSPYGKASTVMQVLMVFAVLCVNWKHVVVPELNILFFMTGLMTAVSGVHYLGRGLREWTSNE